A genomic window from Bradyrhizobium lupini includes:
- a CDS encoding alpha-E domain-containing protein → MLSRTAENLYWLARYVERAEYLARTIDATLRVTALPAAYIGKTNEWDSALLTAGVAASFYQQYEEANERNVVDYLSFSADNPSSIRNCIEAARLNSRSVRTALTSEMWDTINSAWIELQEVWSRGTSTREDLAKFLRFVQETSLRFDGSAYRTMLRNDAYWFSRMGLHLERADNTARILDVKYHVLLPEEEHVGGPLDFYQWTSILRSVSALTAYHWVYRETLKPWLIADLLILNDSLPRSLASCYGNLVRNLDQIGVAYGRQGPAQRHARGIRNRLEHSNMNDIFQHGVHEFIQEFILDNSRLGEIITKQYLI, encoded by the coding sequence GTGCTGTCGCGTACCGCCGAAAACCTCTATTGGCTCGCCCGCTACGTCGAACGGGCCGAATATCTCGCGCGCACCATCGATGCGACGCTGCGCGTCACCGCGCTTCCCGCCGCCTATATCGGCAAGACCAACGAATGGGACTCGGCGCTTTTGACCGCCGGCGTCGCCGCAAGCTTCTATCAGCAGTACGAAGAAGCCAACGAGCGCAACGTCGTCGATTATCTCTCGTTCTCGGCGGATAATCCGTCCTCGATCAGGAATTGCATCGAGGCCGCGCGGCTGAATTCGCGCTCGGTGCGCACAGCGCTGACGAGCGAGATGTGGGATACCATCAACTCGGCCTGGATCGAGTTGCAGGAGGTCTGGAGCAGAGGGACCTCCACGCGCGAGGATCTCGCAAAGTTCCTGCGCTTCGTGCAGGAGACCTCGCTGCGCTTCGACGGCTCGGCCTACCGGACCATGCTGCGCAACGACGCCTACTGGTTCTCGCGGATGGGCCTGCATCTCGAACGCGCCGACAACACTGCGCGCATTCTCGACGTGAAATACCATGTGCTGCTGCCCGAGGAGGAGCATGTCGGCGGCCCGCTCGATTTCTACCAATGGACCTCGATCCTGCGCTCGGTCTCGGCGCTGACGGCCTATCACTGGGTCTATCGCGAGACGCTGAAACCCTGGCTGATCGCGGACCTCTTGATCCTCAACGATTCGCTGCCGCGTTCACTGGCGAGCTGCTACGGCAACCTCGTGCGCAATCTCGATCAGATCGGGGTAGCCTATGGCCGCCAGGGTCCGGCCCAGCGCCATGCCCGCGGCATCCGCAACCGGCTGGAACACAGCAATATGAACGACATTTTCCAGCATGGCGTGCATGAATTCATTCAGGAATTCATCTTGGACAATTCCAGGCTGGGCGAAATCATCACGAAGCAGTATTTGATCTGA
- a CDS encoding MFS transporter, whose amino-acid sequence MPDQPISGNPPVSARALLSHRAFLFFLLSRSLSRFSSQIAAVAIGWQIYDLTGSAFDLGMVGLVQFLPTALLVFIAGHAADRYERKRVVQLCQLVEAATALYLGVITYLGLVSEVQIFVATFVLGIAGAFESPTTAALLPAIAPQGSLQRATAVSSGAAQVATITGPALGGFAYAVAPHLAYAVMVLFWIFGMILTGFIRPRPQAIAKDMAGADNIFAGVRFIRGNPAILGTISLDLFAVLFGGVTALLPIYARDILQTGPMGLGILRAAPAVGALLMTMVLARHAISRHVGPRMFQAVIVFGVATIVFALSSWMWLSVLALAVLGAADTISVVIRFSLVQLATPDEMRGRVGAVNFLFINASNQLGQFESGVAAALFGAMPAAVLGGVCTVAVALLWMKLFPSLRRVESLE is encoded by the coding sequence ATGCCAGACCAGCCCATATCGGGAAACCCGCCGGTCAGTGCCCGCGCGCTCCTCTCCCATCGCGCCTTTCTGTTCTTTCTGCTCTCGCGCAGCCTGTCGCGTTTCTCCAGCCAGATTGCGGCGGTCGCGATCGGCTGGCAGATCTACGATCTCACCGGCTCGGCCTTCGATCTCGGCATGGTCGGCCTCGTGCAATTCCTGCCCACGGCGCTGCTGGTGTTCATCGCCGGCCATGCCGCCGACCGCTACGAGCGCAAGCGCGTGGTCCAGCTCTGCCAACTCGTGGAAGCAGCGACCGCGCTCTATCTCGGCGTCATCACCTATCTCGGCTTGGTCAGCGAAGTTCAGATTTTCGTGGCCACCTTCGTGCTCGGCATTGCCGGCGCGTTTGAGAGCCCGACCACCGCGGCGCTGCTGCCGGCGATCGCGCCGCAGGGCTCGCTCCAGCGCGCCACCGCCGTCTCCAGCGGTGCGGCGCAGGTCGCGACCATTACCGGTCCGGCGCTAGGCGGTTTTGCCTACGCGGTTGCGCCGCATCTCGCCTACGCGGTCATGGTGCTGTTCTGGATCTTCGGGATGATCCTGACCGGCTTCATCCGGCCGCGCCCGCAGGCGATCGCCAAGGACATGGCGGGCGCCGACAATATCTTCGCCGGCGTCCGCTTCATCCGCGGCAATCCCGCGATCCTCGGCACTATCTCGCTCGATCTGTTCGCGGTCCTGTTCGGCGGCGTCACCGCGCTTCTGCCGATCTATGCCCGAGATATCCTCCAGACCGGTCCGATGGGGCTCGGGATCCTGCGCGCCGCGCCCGCGGTCGGCGCGCTGCTGATGACCATGGTGCTGGCCCGTCACGCCATTTCGCGGCATGTGGGCCCGCGCATGTTTCAGGCAGTGATCGTGTTCGGCGTCGCAACGATCGTGTTCGCGCTGTCGTCCTGGATGTGGCTCTCGGTGCTCGCGCTCGCCGTTCTCGGCGCGGCCGATACGATCAGCGTCGTGATCCGCTTCTCGCTGGTGCAGCTCGCGACGCCCGACGAGATGCGTGGCCGGGTCGGTGCGGTGAACTTCCTCTTCATCAACGCCTCCAACCAACTCGGCCAGTTCGAGAGCGGGGTGGCTGCCGCACTGTTCGGCGCGATGCCGGCAGCCGTGCTGGGCGGCGTCTGCACGGTTGCGGTGGCGCTGTTGTGGATGAAGCTGTTTCCGAGTCTGCGCCGGGTGGAGAGTTTGGAGTAG
- a CDS encoding proteasome-type protease: MTYCCGILVRDGLVMIADTRTNAGLDNVSTFRKLHIFSKPGDRIMAIASAGNLAISQSVLSTLTEGLEDPDTGEIETLMNAPTMFQAAQRIGRAIRAVHATEGPALRSEDVSFDVSFLFGGQINGARMRLFMVYTAGNFIECTTDTPYLQIGEHKYGKPVLDRAMHYDVELYEALKTGLISMDSTMRSNLGVGLPIDVLVVRADACEADLNHRIEAGEPYFHDLRSRWSAALRAAHQNIPRPPYKNEKESKT, translated from the coding sequence ATGACCTATTGTTGCGGAATTCTAGTTCGGGACGGTCTGGTGATGATCGCCGACACCCGCACCAATGCCGGCCTCGACAACGTCTCGACCTTCCGCAAGCTCCACATCTTCTCCAAGCCCGGCGACCGCATTATGGCGATTGCCAGCGCCGGCAACCTCGCCATCAGCCAGTCGGTGCTCTCGACGCTGACCGAGGGCCTCGAAGACCCCGACACCGGTGAGATCGAGACGCTGATGAACGCGCCGACCATGTTCCAGGCCGCCCAGCGCATTGGCCGGGCGATCCGGGCCGTGCACGCGACCGAGGGCCCCGCACTGAGGTCTGAGGACGTATCGTTCGACGTGTCCTTCCTGTTCGGGGGCCAGATCAACGGCGCGCGCATGCGCCTGTTCATGGTCTACACCGCCGGCAATTTCATCGAATGCACCACCGACACACCCTATCTGCAGATCGGCGAGCACAAATACGGCAAGCCGGTGCTCGACCGCGCCATGCATTACGACGTCGAACTCTACGAGGCGCTGAAGACCGGGCTGATCTCGATGGATTCGACCATGCGCTCGAATCTCGGCGTCGGCCTGCCGATCGACGTTCTGGTGGTGCGCGCCGACGCCTGCGAGGCCGACCTCAACCACCGCATCGAGGCGGGCGAGCCCTATTTCCACGATTTGCGCTCGCGCTGGTCGGCGGCCTTGCGCGCCGCGCATCAGAACATTCCGCGGCCGCCCTACAAGAACGAAAAAGAATCCAAAACTTGA
- a CDS encoding molybdopterin-binding protein: protein MSEIVTAGILVIGDEILSGRTKDKNIGFIAEYLTNIGIDLKEVRVVSDDESDIIAALDALRHRYTYVFTTGGIGPTHDDITADSVAKAFGVGIDHHPEVVARFRERWSEQDLNEARLRMARIPDGAELIQSATILAPGFKIGNVIVMAGVPSIMQAMMDIVSPKLKSGVRMLSESVRANAREGDIGSPLRAIAAQHPDTIIGSYPFMDEEQKPNTNLVVRSRDADKLAAAMAAVKEMLAGLNITR, encoded by the coding sequence ATGAGCGAGATCGTCACGGCGGGTATTCTGGTCATTGGGGACGAAATCCTGTCCGGCCGGACCAAGGACAAGAACATCGGCTTCATCGCCGAATACCTGACCAATATCGGCATCGACCTGAAGGAGGTCCGGGTCGTCTCCGACGACGAGTCCGACATCATTGCCGCGTTGGATGCACTGCGGCATCGCTACACCTATGTCTTCACCACAGGTGGCATCGGGCCGACCCATGACGACATCACCGCTGATAGCGTCGCCAAGGCGTTCGGCGTCGGCATCGACCATCACCCGGAGGTGGTCGCCCGTTTCCGCGAGCGCTGGAGCGAGCAGGACCTCAACGAGGCCCGCCTGCGCATGGCCCGCATTCCTGATGGTGCCGAGCTGATCCAGAGCGCGACCATCCTCGCTCCCGGCTTCAAGATCGGCAATGTCATCGTGATGGCGGGCGTGCCCTCGATCATGCAGGCGATGATGGACATCGTCTCGCCCAAGCTGAAATCGGGCGTGCGCATGCTCTCTGAATCGGTCCGCGCCAATGCGCGGGAAGGCGACATCGGCAGCCCGCTGCGGGCGATTGCCGCCCAACATCCCGACACCATCATCGGCAGCTATCCCTTCATGGATGAAGAGCAGAAGCCGAACACCAATCTGGTGGTGCGCTCGCGCGATGCGGACAAGCTCGCAGCCGCAATGGCGGCGGTGAAGGAAATGCTGGCGGGATTGAACATCACCCGCTAG
- a CDS encoding tetratricopeptide repeat protein codes for MSNSAGQRAFQNARLQKRQKAELGPLLARALQLHKAGLVPEAKTAYRELLELAPDQFIALHLLGALESEAKNYRQAQILLSRAVALDPRSAEAHMSLGVALNGLKRHNEARESYRKALALRPNYALALSNLGNASAALELYQEALESYDKALAIDGRLSEAHNGRGWALCRVRAYDEAIASLNRALSIKPDYASALSTRAVALRELQRFDEAMADCNRAIALAPDDANGWLWRASILLLTRQVAEALSDCEKALAADPGFSQAHSLLGQCLAALGRVDEALASFDRALDIEPDQSTISSKIFTLDFMADASVAQHQQARHVWWEQIGAKIASAAAGSHENSRDPDRRLVLGYVSSDFHTHSAAFIFKPVLQHHDRAQFEIVCYACSPKTDATTSEFQGIADRWRDASQWSDDRLAAQIRADGVDILIDLSGHTSGNRLGVFARKPAPIQAHGWGHGTGTGLPTIDYLFSDPVAIPAAVRHLFAETIVDLPCFVTLAPLPPGIARAPTPALANGFITFGVFNRISKISNEAVEVWSRILERVPGSRLLIKDTALDAQLVRDNLLARFAACQLPAECVDLLGATSRDEHLVTFNRVDIGLDPFPQNGGVSTWEALQMGVPVVAKLGHSLPSRAAGSILTALGLPEWVADSDEAYVEIAASRGLQIGELDKLRGELPGQIRAAAAGNPISYVQAVDDAYRAMWKRYCNDGG; via the coding sequence ATGAGCAACAGCGCAGGCCAGCGGGCATTTCAAAATGCCCGGCTGCAGAAACGGCAAAAAGCCGAGCTAGGGCCGTTGCTCGCGCGCGCCCTCCAGCTGCACAAGGCGGGACTTGTCCCTGAGGCCAAGACGGCCTATCGCGAACTCCTGGAGCTTGCGCCCGACCAATTCATCGCGCTGCATTTGCTGGGCGCTTTGGAGTCTGAAGCCAAAAACTATCGGCAGGCGCAAATTTTGCTGAGCCGAGCGGTGGCCTTGGATCCGCGATCTGCCGAAGCCCATATGAGCCTGGGCGTCGCGCTCAACGGGCTGAAACGTCACAATGAGGCCCGCGAGAGCTATCGGAAGGCCCTCGCCCTTCGACCCAACTACGCCTTGGCCCTGTCCAATCTCGGCAACGCAAGCGCGGCCCTTGAACTTTATCAGGAAGCGCTCGAGAGCTACGACAAGGCGCTCGCAATCGACGGAAGACTTTCCGAAGCCCATAACGGCCGGGGTTGGGCGCTCTGCCGTGTGCGCGCCTATGACGAAGCGATCGCAAGCTTAAACCGCGCGCTATCGATCAAGCCTGACTACGCCTCGGCGCTGTCGACCCGCGCCGTTGCATTGCGGGAGCTTCAGCGATTTGACGAAGCCATGGCGGATTGCAATCGCGCAATCGCCCTCGCACCCGACGACGCGAATGGATGGCTCTGGCGGGCCAGTATCTTGCTCCTGACCCGGCAAGTTGCCGAAGCATTGTCCGATTGCGAGAAGGCTCTCGCGGCCGATCCCGGCTTCTCTCAGGCCCACAGCCTGCTCGGCCAATGTCTCGCGGCACTTGGCCGGGTCGACGAAGCCCTCGCCAGTTTCGACAGAGCTCTCGACATCGAGCCTGATCAGAGCACGATCTCCAGCAAGATATTCACCCTCGATTTCATGGCCGACGCCAGCGTTGCGCAGCATCAGCAAGCGCGACATGTATGGTGGGAGCAGATCGGTGCGAAGATCGCCTCAGCAGCGGCGGGATCGCATGAGAACAGCCGCGATCCGGATCGCCGTCTGGTGCTGGGTTATGTCTCGTCGGATTTTCACACACATTCAGCGGCGTTCATTTTCAAGCCGGTCCTGCAGCACCATGATCGGGCACAGTTCGAGATCGTGTGCTACGCTTGTTCACCGAAAACGGATGCGACGACCAGCGAATTTCAGGGGATCGCCGATCGCTGGCGCGACGCCTCGCAATGGTCCGACGATCGCCTCGCCGCTCAGATCCGCGCCGACGGCGTCGATATCCTGATCGATCTGTCCGGCCACACCAGCGGAAACCGCCTCGGTGTGTTTGCGCGCAAACCGGCACCTATTCAGGCGCATGGCTGGGGCCATGGTACCGGGACCGGGTTGCCAACCATCGATTATCTATTCTCGGACCCGGTCGCGATTCCTGCCGCGGTTCGGCATCTGTTTGCGGAGACCATCGTTGACCTGCCGTGCTTTGTGACGCTGGCGCCGCTGCCACCCGGGATTGCGCGGGCGCCGACGCCGGCGCTCGCGAACGGCTTCATCACATTCGGTGTCTTCAACCGCATCAGCAAGATTTCGAACGAGGCGGTGGAAGTCTGGTCTAGGATTCTCGAGCGGGTGCCGGGTTCGCGACTGCTGATCAAGGATACTGCACTGGACGCTCAGCTGGTCCGCGACAATCTGCTGGCGCGGTTTGCCGCTTGCCAGTTGCCGGCCGAATGCGTCGATCTGCTCGGAGCCACGTCGCGAGACGAACATCTGGTAACGTTCAATCGCGTCGATATTGGCCTCGACCCATTCCCGCAGAATGGCGGCGTCAGCACGTGGGAAGCCTTGCAGATGGGCGTGCCGGTGGTGGCGAAGCTCGGTCACAGCCTGCCGAGCCGTGCTGCCGGCTCCATCCTCACCGCGCTGGGCCTGCCGGAGTGGGTCGCGGACAGCGATGAGGCCTATGTCGAAATCGCAGCGAGCCGTGGGTTGCAGATCGGCGAGCTCGATAAGTTGCGCGGCGAACTGCCCGGACAGATCAGGGCTGCCGCCGCCGGCAACCCAATCTCATACGTGCAAGCGGTGGACGATGCCTATCGCGCGATGTGGAAACGCTATTGCAACGACGGCGGCTGA
- a CDS encoding SDR family oxidoreductase — MSEAKKIAVVTGAGTGVGRAASLALMNIGFTVVLVGRRPDMLEETAKLGPAGKSLCVTADMTKPDSIAALFDKVKATYGRLDVLFNNAGMGAPPVNFEDLSLEQWQAVVNTNLTGPFLCTQHAFRIMKDQSPRGGRIINNGSISAHAPRPFSAAYTSTKHAITGLTKASNLDGRMYDIAVGQVDIGNAATPMTDRMVNGPGVLQPDGTSKQEPRMDAKAVGDAVAYMAGLPLDANVLTMTVMATKMPFVGRG, encoded by the coding sequence ATGAGTGAAGCGAAAAAGATCGCAGTGGTGACGGGCGCCGGCACTGGAGTCGGGCGCGCGGCGTCGCTGGCGCTGATGAACATAGGCTTCACCGTGGTGCTGGTCGGGCGCCGGCCGGACATGCTCGAGGAGACGGCCAAGCTCGGCCCCGCGGGAAAAAGCCTCTGCGTCACCGCCGACATGACCAAGCCGGACTCGATTGCGGCACTGTTCGACAAGGTGAAGGCCACCTATGGCCGGCTCGACGTGCTCTTCAACAATGCCGGCATGGGCGCACCGCCGGTGAATTTCGAGGATCTCAGCCTCGAGCAGTGGCAGGCGGTGGTGAACACCAATCTCACCGGCCCGTTCCTGTGCACCCAGCACGCCTTCCGCATCATGAAGGACCAGAGCCCGCGCGGCGGCCGCATCATCAACAACGGCTCGATCTCGGCGCATGCGCCGCGGCCGTTCTCGGCGGCCTATACCTCGACCAAGCACGCCATCACCGGCCTCACCAAGGCCTCCAACCTCGACGGCCGCATGTACGACATCGCGGTCGGCCAGGTCGACATCGGCAACGCCGCAACGCCCATGACCGACCGCATGGTCAACGGCCCCGGCGTGCTGCAGCCCGACGGCACGTCGAAGCAGGAACCGCGCATGGATGCGAAGGCGGTCGGCGATGCCGTCGCCTACATGGCCGGCCTGCCCCTCGATGCCAACGTGCTGACCATGACCGTCATGGCAACCAAGATGCCGTTCGTGGGACGGGGCTGA
- a CDS encoding transglutaminase family protein, whose product MRLRILHTTTYRYEPQATSVIQILRMTPGSHDGQYVAEWQIDVSTDTKLDTHEDAFGNVTHVLSCGPVGDIKITAEGLIETHDTGGVLRGADERFPAGMFLRATDLTTVNPAMNAVARQLRSEAESDTLGFLHTLMTQISDHMTFDEDPTNSGTSAAEAFTLKRGVCQDYAHIFIACARSGGVPARFVSGHFLRSDGTVHQDAGHAWAEAYVDGLGWVGFDPANSICATDAHVRVAIGLDYLGAAPVRGTRYGGGAETLSVAVKVEQAGRGGQSQSQSQRQS is encoded by the coding sequence ATGCGCCTGCGAATCCTGCACACCACGACCTATCGCTACGAGCCGCAGGCCACGAGCGTGATCCAGATCCTGCGCATGACGCCCGGCAGCCATGACGGGCAATATGTGGCGGAGTGGCAGATCGACGTGTCGACCGACACCAAGCTCGACACGCACGAGGACGCGTTCGGCAACGTCACCCACGTGCTGTCCTGCGGACCGGTCGGCGACATCAAGATCACCGCCGAGGGCCTGATCGAGACCCACGACACCGGCGGCGTTCTGCGCGGCGCCGACGAGCGCTTTCCGGCCGGCATGTTCTTGCGGGCCACCGACCTTACCACGGTCAATCCCGCGATGAATGCGGTCGCGCGCCAGCTGCGCAGCGAGGCCGAGAGCGACACGCTGGGCTTCCTGCACACGCTGATGACGCAAATCAGCGATCACATGACCTTCGACGAGGACCCGACCAACAGCGGCACGTCGGCGGCGGAAGCGTTCACGCTCAAGCGCGGCGTCTGCCAGGACTACGCGCACATCTTCATCGCCTGCGCCCGCAGCGGCGGCGTGCCGGCGCGCTTCGTCTCCGGCCACTTCCTGCGCTCCGACGGCACGGTGCATCAGGACGCGGGCCATGCCTGGGCGGAGGCCTATGTCGACGGTCTCGGCTGGGTCGGCTTCGATCCCGCCAACAGCATCTGCGCCACGGACGCCCACGTCCGGGTCGCGATCGGGCTCGATTATCTCGGCGCCGCCCCCGTGCGCGGCACCCGCTATGGCGGCGGCGCGGAGACGCTGTCGGTGGCGGTCAAGGTCGAGCAGGCCGGCCGCGGCGGCCAGTCGCAATCGCAGTCCCAGCGGCAGAGCTGA
- a CDS encoding NupC/NupG family nucleoside CNT transporter, giving the protein MLRLQSALGVFALLLIALVLSENRRAASLRQAAIGLVATFVTAIVLLKVPVVARAFGAINDAVGAISAASRAGSSFVFGYVGGGPLPFDLKAPGADFVLAFQALPIVLIMSVLTTLLFYWRVLPPVVRGMAWLLERTLGVGGAVGLSTAANIFLGMVEAPLFVRPYLAQMTRSELFLVMTGGMAGIAGTVLVLYATLLAPLIPDAAAHFVIASVLGAPAAILVSLIMVPETSDKRTGGALEAPEMEVSSTMDAIVKGTGAGIELLINIVAMLLVLVALVYLVNAILGLLPDVGGAAISLQRLLGLVMAPVCWLMGLPWDQAITAGSLMGTKTVLNELIAYVDFSKLPPGTLDPRSRLIMLYAMCGFANFASLGIMIGGLGVMAPERREEINALGLKSIVSGTLTTCLMGAVVGVLT; this is encoded by the coding sequence ATGCTGCGGCTGCAATCGGCACTCGGCGTTTTCGCATTGCTGTTGATCGCCTTGGTCCTGAGCGAGAATCGCCGCGCGGCCTCGCTGCGCCAGGCGGCGATCGGCCTCGTCGCCACCTTCGTCACCGCGATTGTTCTCCTGAAGGTGCCCGTCGTCGCGCGCGCGTTCGGTGCCATCAACGACGCGGTGGGCGCGATCTCGGCGGCCTCGCGCGCCGGCTCCTCCTTCGTGTTCGGCTATGTCGGCGGCGGTCCCCTGCCCTTCGACCTGAAAGCACCGGGTGCCGATTTCGTCCTGGCGTTCCAGGCGCTGCCGATCGTGCTGATCATGAGCGTGCTGACGACGCTCTTGTTCTATTGGCGCGTGCTGCCGCCGGTCGTGCGCGGCATGGCCTGGCTGCTGGAGCGGACGCTCGGCGTCGGCGGCGCGGTCGGACTCTCGACCGCCGCCAACATCTTTCTCGGCATGGTCGAGGCGCCGCTGTTCGTGCGGCCTTATCTCGCGCAAATGACCCGCAGCGAGTTGTTCCTGGTGATGACCGGCGGCATGGCCGGCATCGCCGGCACGGTGCTGGTGCTGTATGCGACGCTCCTTGCTCCCCTCATTCCCGACGCAGCCGCCCATTTCGTCATCGCCTCGGTGCTGGGTGCCCCGGCCGCGATCCTGGTCAGCCTCATCATGGTGCCGGAGACATCCGACAAGCGCACCGGCGGCGCGCTGGAGGCTCCCGAGATGGAGGTCTCCAGCACGATGGACGCGATCGTGAAAGGGACGGGCGCGGGGATCGAGCTGCTGATCAACATCGTCGCCATGCTGCTGGTGCTGGTGGCGCTGGTCTATCTCGTCAATGCGATCCTCGGCCTGCTGCCTGATGTCGGCGGCGCTGCGATCTCGTTGCAGCGCCTGCTCGGCCTCGTGATGGCGCCGGTGTGCTGGCTCATGGGATTGCCGTGGGACCAGGCGATCACCGCCGGCAGCCTGATGGGCACGAAAACCGTGCTGAACGAGCTGATCGCCTATGTCGACTTCTCGAAGCTGCCGCCCGGCACGCTCGATCCGCGCTCGCGCCTGATCATGCTCTATGCGATGTGCGGCTTCGCCAATTTCGCCAGCCTCGGCATCATGATCGGCGGTCTCGGCGTGATGGCGCCGGAACGGCGCGAGGAAATCAATGCGCTCGGGCTGAAGTCGATCGTGTCGGGAACGCTGACGACGTGTCTGATGGGAGCAGTGGTGGGGGTGTTGACGTGA
- a CDS encoding circularly permuted type 2 ATP-grasp protein: MAVAFDEMNIPGGDLRPAYQELARWLKETPPEALEYRRQEAELLFRRIGITFAVYGDSESTERLIPFDVIPRIMSGKEWSLLEKGLKQRVRALNMFLRDIYHGRDILRAEIVPDDLIFQNPVFRPEMNGQQVPHDVYVHIAGIDIVRVDAEDFIVLEDNARTPSGVSYMLENREIMMRLFPDLFARHRVAPVERYPDELLSALRSVAPQSASGEPTVALLTPGVYNSAYYEHSFLADKLGIELVEGRDLIVKNNEVFMRTTEGVKRVDVIYRRVDDDYLDPLTFRPDSALGVPGLMSAYAAGNITLANAVGTGIADDKAIYSYMPDIVKFYLGEEPILKNVQTWRCREPKDLAYVLDHLSELVVKEVHGSGGYGMLIGPAATKATIEAFREKLKREPEGFIAQPTLALSTCPTCTASGLAPRHVDLRPFVLTGSKSTTIVPGGLTRVALKEGSLVVNSSQGGGTKDTWILDE, from the coding sequence ATGGCAGTCGCGTTTGATGAAATGAACATTCCCGGTGGGGACCTTCGCCCCGCCTATCAGGAGCTGGCGCGCTGGCTCAAGGAGACGCCTCCCGAGGCGCTCGAATATCGCCGCCAGGAGGCCGAGCTCCTCTTCCGCCGCATCGGCATTACCTTCGCGGTCTATGGCGACTCCGAGTCCACGGAGCGCCTGATCCCCTTCGATGTGATCCCGCGGATCATGTCCGGCAAGGAATGGTCACTGCTGGAGAAGGGCCTGAAGCAGCGCGTGCGCGCGCTCAACATGTTCCTGCGCGACATCTATCACGGGCGCGATATCCTCCGTGCCGAGATCGTGCCCGACGACCTCATCTTTCAGAACCCGGTCTTCCGTCCCGAGATGAACGGCCAGCAGGTGCCGCACGACGTCTACGTGCACATCGCCGGCATCGACATCGTCCGGGTCGATGCCGAGGACTTCATCGTGCTGGAGGACAATGCACGCACGCCCTCGGGCGTGTCCTACATGCTGGAAAACCGCGAGATCATGATGCGGCTGTTTCCGGACCTGTTCGCCCGCCACAGGGTGGCGCCGGTCGAACGCTATCCGGACGAGCTGCTATCCGCCTTGCGCTCGGTGGCGCCGCAAAGCGCCTCCGGCGAGCCGACCGTCGCGTTGCTCACGCCGGGCGTCTACAACTCGGCCTATTACGAGCACTCCTTCCTCGCCGACAAGCTCGGTATCGAGCTGGTCGAGGGCCGTGACCTCATCGTCAAGAACAACGAAGTGTTCATGCGGACGACCGAGGGCGTGAAACGGGTCGACGTGATCTACCGCCGCGTCGACGACGACTACCTCGATCCCCTCACCTTCCGCCCCGACTCCGCCCTCGGCGTGCCCGGGCTGATGTCGGCCTATGCGGCCGGCAACATCACGCTCGCCAACGCGGTCGGCACCGGCATCGCCGACGACAAGGCGATCTACTCCTACATGCCGGACATCGTAAAATTCTACCTCGGCGAGGAGCCGATCCTGAAGAACGTGCAGACCTGGCGCTGCCGCGAGCCGAAGGATCTCGCCTATGTGCTGGACCATCTGAGCGAGCTCGTCGTGAAGGAGGTGCACGGCTCCGGCGGCTACGGCATGCTGATCGGCCCTGCCGCGACCAAGGCGACGATTGAAGCCTTCCGCGAGAAGCTCAAACGCGAGCCCGAGGGCTTCATTGCGCAGCCGACGCTGGCGCTCTCGACCTGCCCGACCTGCACGGCATCCGGCCTTGCGCCCCGCCACGTCGACCTGCGGCCGTTCGTGCTCACCGGCAGCAAGAGCACCACGATCGTCCCCGGCGGGTTGACACGCGTTGCCCTGAAGGAAGGCTCCCTGGTGGTGAATTCGAGCCAGGGCGGCGGCACCAAAGATACCTGGATCCTGGACGAGTAG
- the gpt gene encoding xanthine phosphoribosyltransferase, with amino-acid sequence MAGEAPELSAEERAGRPFPVSWDQFHRDCRALTWRLNEVGPFHAVIAITRGGLVPAAIVARELGVRVIDTVCIASYDHDKQGDLKVLKGISEDVMKLGGGTGKGLLIVDDLVDTGKTGKLVRAMLPDAHFATVYAKPKGRPLVDTFITEVSQDTWIFFPWDTALSYHPPLRDGAA; translated from the coding sequence ATGGCTGGTGAAGCACCGGAACTAAGTGCGGAAGAACGGGCGGGCCGCCCCTTTCCGGTGTCGTGGGACCAGTTCCACCGGGATTGCCGGGCACTGACCTGGCGGCTCAATGAAGTTGGTCCGTTTCATGCGGTGATCGCGATCACCCGCGGCGGGCTTGTGCCGGCGGCGATCGTGGCGCGCGAGCTTGGCGTGCGCGTGATCGATACGGTCTGCATCGCCAGCTACGACCACGACAAGCAGGGCGACCTTAAAGTGCTGAAGGGCATCTCCGAAGACGTGATGAAGCTCGGCGGCGGCACCGGCAAGGGGCTCCTGATCGTCGACGATCTCGTCGACACCGGCAAGACCGGCAAGCTGGTGCGCGCGATGCTCCCCGACGCGCATTTCGCAACTGTCTACGCCAAGCCGAAGGGACGTCCGCTGGTCGATACCTTCATCACCGAAGTCTCGCAGGACACCTGGATCTTCTTCCCCTGGGACACCGCCCTCTCCTATCACCCGCCGCTTCGCGACGGGGCGGCGTGA